The genome window TTAGTTAAAAAAATTTGTTTAAAACAATATCTCTTAAATAACTAATATATATTGTAAAAAAAATAGGAAAACTAATAAAATCATAGTAGATATATTACACCTACTATTTTTTTCTTAAACAAATATTGGAAAATAAAAAAAAATATTTATAATAAGACATTATGAACAATTGTTGAAATAATACATATTACTAACAGTAAAATCCATTAGATTCATCTAATTATATTTCTCATTTTAGGTGTAATCTCCTTTTTAAATTAGTATTATTCCTCTTTGTAGTTATGTTTACACTAGAAATTAACTGATTATAACAAAAATATTACTTTTTATAATAAATTTTTGATTATAGATTACATGTAAAATTATTAAAAAAAAGATTAAAAAGTTAAAAAAATATATACATATAATAATAAGGATTAAAATTTAATAAAATAAATCCTAAAAACAAAAGGGTGAAAATTAATGAAATGGTATGTAGCATTTATCATTATCATTTTTCTACTTATAGGATTAGTTTATGTCACATCTGAACAAACATCCGATGATGTTGAACCACTAGGACGTTTAGCTTTTGTAAAAATTGCAAATCCCGACATGTATCCAGAACATGTTCATGCAAATCTTTTAGCACAATATGCTGAAGAACATGGCTCCAAATGTGCTATAGTATTACATTATGCAGGTAGTTCTAATTATAGAAATTTCATGAATGGAAATATTTACATTATAGAAATGGCATTTATGGATACTGCAGGTGCTCAAGTAAATATTGATTGGAACCAAGTATTAGATTATGGTATAAATGGTGTACCTGACGATAAATGGAATTATAAAGTAGATGGTGAAATATATGATAATTTTGATGATGCCTGGTCCAGAGTAATGGAATTAGCTTCAGAACATGGTCAAGAAGGACCTATGCCAATGGTATGGCATGGAACTGTACGTCAAGGAAGTATATTTGTAAATCCAGGATGTGGATTCCCATTATATTACCAAGTATGTTGTAAACAATTTGGTCACATGGGTGGAATTCTACATGCTGCAACAGGATCTATATTCCCTTACTTTAACAATCCATACAGATCATATGAAATACAACATGCATCAGAATTACAATATTATTACACACATAACATGTTAAATTATGAATAAATTAGTAAAAATTACTAGTTTATTATTTTTTTAAAAAAAAATAGTTCGAATAGAACTAAGCTTCAACACCTAGTTTTTCTTCTTTTATATCAAGAATTAATTGTTTTAATTCATCTAATGGCATATTTGTTCTAAGTCCTGTTAATTTAAAATGAGTTCTTGAAATAAAATAACCCCTACTTCTAATTTCATCAATAACATCATTGATTTTAGGTGAACTTATTTTTAATTTCTTACAGATTTTATGAATATCATAAAAAGTTACTGGCCCTTCTGCTTCCTCATAACAACTATTGAATAACTTTAATAATTCATCTTTCTTATTTAATTCTAGATTTTCAGCAGTTTTTATCATATTCCCTAAAAAATCTTTATCCCATATAGAACCTAACCATAATGGTCCTGCCACATCATATTTACCCTCACAATTTGGACAACTCTCAGGAATAGTTGGTGCATACCCATGAATTAATTCTCTATGTAAACAATTTGGACAATGAGCTATAAATCCAATATTATCAAGAGATTCATTTGTCTTTTTACCTCCTCTTTTTACAATTGCATAAATTCTCATATAATGTTCAGTACTATGTGAAAATAGTATATGTAAATATTTTTGATTAACTGCAAGATTTCTTGCAATTGATGCTGCTAATATTCTTATCCCATTTTCATGACAATACTCTGTTTTTTGAGGCTCTGCACCATACTTTCTAAGACAAGGATCATGATAAGTTCCACATAAAGCTGAAGTATCTGTTGCACTTATACATATTAATCCACCAGGCCTAATATTTGCAGCAGTTGATTGAATAAACATTGCAGGTGTTCCAAATGGATCTATATCCACAACATCAAATAATCCCTTATTGGATTGTAATAGTATATTAGCATCATTTTTTTGAACATCCACATTTGAAATGCCATTAAGTTCCATATTCTTTTTAGCTATTTCTACTGCTAATGGATTTACATCACCTACCACAACACTTTCAACACCAGGTATTTCTTTAGAATATCTTGCACCTCTAATACCTGTTCCTCCAAAAGCATCACATATCGAAATATCATGATCTACTTCTTTTCTATACTGATTAATTACTACAACCGATATATCCCTATTCATTTCCATTACAGGATTATAAAATACAGGTGCCTTTGCTGATACTTTTTCAAAATCAGGCACTTCTATTTTAACTAATCCTTCTTCAATAATATGTGTATCCATTCATGTTACGTCCTAAATAATTAAAATATTAAATTATTAAAATCTATATTATTCTATTATATTATTTAGATATAAAAAAAATTAGGTAATTTAGAATTAAAATACAAGAATAGTGAAATAATTAAAATTAAATAACTACAAACTAAAAATGAATAATACTAATATTCTTATAGATTAAATTAAAAATATTAAAACAGAACTTAAAATTCAAATAAGTAATCATTATTATTACTTAGATTAAAAAAAGTTAAAATTAATATAAACAATTATTTTTATTATAATTAACAATTATCATCAATAAAAAATGAATAATAAAATAAAAGGGGAATTATATGATAAATATAGCAAAACCAATAATCAGTGATGAAGAAATAGAAGCAGTAACTGAAGTTTTAAAATCAGGTATGTTAGCTCAAGGTTCAAAAGTAGAAGAATTCCAAAATGAATTTGCAAAATATGTTGAAGCAAAATATGGAATTGCTACTACTTCTGGAACAACAGCACTACATACAGCATTAATTGCTGCAGACATTAAACCAGGTGATGAAATAATTACAACACCATTTACATTTGCAGCAACATCCAATTCAATATTATATTCCCAAGCAACACCAGTATATGCAGATATAAATCCAAAAACATTTAATCTTGACCCAGAAAAAATAGAAGAAAAAATAACAGATAAAACTAAAGCAATAATGCCAGTTCATTTATACGGACAGCCAGCAGATATGGATCCAATCATGGAAATTGCTGAAAAACATGATTTAAAAGTTATTGAAGATGCAGCTCAAGCACATGGTGCTGTATATCATGGGAAAAAAATAGGAAGTATTGGTGATTTAGGTTGTTTTAGTTTCTATCCAACAAAAAATATGACCACTGGAGAAGGTGGAATGGTTACAACCAATGATGATGATTTAGCTGAAAAATCAGGAATGATAAGAGCACATGGTGAAAGTAAAAGATATGAACAATCATTACTTGGTTACAACTACCGTATGACTAATATTGCAGCTAGTATCGGATTAATACAACTTAAACATATTGATGAATTCAATAGAAAAAGAAATGAAAATGCATCATATCTTAATGAAGGATTAGCTGATGTTGAAGGTATAACCACACCATATACTGCAGATAATGTTACTCATGTATTCCACCAATACACTATAAGAGTATCTAAAGATAGAGATAATTTTAAACAATATTTAACTGATAATGAAATTGGAACTGGTATTCATTATCCAATTGTATTATACAAACAACCATATTATCAAACACTAGGAATTACAGGTAATTGTCCTGAAGCTGAAAAAGCTGCAAGTCAGGTTATTTCACTCCCAGTACATCCTTCATTAACTACTGAAGAACTTGATACAATTATAGAAACTGTTAAAAAAGGTTCTGAAGAACTACTATAATTAACCTCCCTTCTTTTTACTCTTTTTATATTAAATCTAAGGAAAATGTTTTATTATGAAAATAGAACCAGAAAAATTTAATGAATATGTTAAGAATAATGTTTTCAATACAATTACTAACTACAAATTAATTGAAGATAATGATAAAGTTATGATTGGAGTATCTGGTGGAAAAGACAGTATTCTCACATTACATATGTTACATCAATACCAACAAGAAGCAGATATAAATTTTGAAATAAAAGCTGTTTGTATTGATGAGGGAATTTGTGATTACAGAGAACAAGGAATAAATTCTGCTAAAGAAAATTGTGAAAACTTAGATATTTCCCTTGTAATTCATTCATTTAAAGATGAATGGGGTTATTCCCTAGATGAAATTCATGATTTATATAAAAGTACATGTATGCCCTGTGGAGTTTATAGAAGATATTTACTAAATAAGATATCAGATATGTATCATTGTGATAAAATTGCTACAGGACATAATATGGATGATGAAATTCAATCATTTTTAATGACTTTTGCTAGAAACGATCAAAATAAATTTCCAAAATTTACACCCGCACTAAATAGAATTCATAAAAATATGGTTCCACGAATAAAACCATTATGGCAGTTACCTGAAAAAGATGTGGGAATATGGTGTGTTGTAAATAATATACCAATTCATGATGAAGAATGCCCATATTCTGTTACTTCTCTAAGAAGTGATGTTAAATTATACTTAAATAAACTAGAAGAAAAAGAAAAAGGTATTAAGAAAAATATATTTAATTCATTTAAAAAAACATTTAAACTACCATCTAAAGAAGTACAATTAACCACTTGTGAACTTTGTGGACAAGCTACTGCTAAAAGCCCATGTAAAGCATGTGTAATGACAGAAGAAATAAAAAATAAATTATAGTTTATCTGCTGTTTTAAAACAAGACCCCCCATATATCTCCTCTTGCATATCTTGAACTGCTTCTGTTGCTTGTTCCATTGTATCTACTGTTTTAAAAATTCTTCTTTTCTTAACAGTTAATGTTTTTCCACAAGTACATTTCTTGGTTTTATAAATATCCTTAGAGTATAGTACTCTTCCACAATCACACCTAAATATATAATATACCATAACACTCACTTTTTAATTTAAATTCCAAAGACTATATTCACATAGGGTAAAAACACATTATTTAATGTTAATAGAAATCCAACTGTACATCCAATATTTGTTCCAAGAACTACTAAAATCACTCTAAATAAGGAATTATGCCATAAATCTTTGAATGACTCGAAATTTGATAGTTCTGTTAAATCATTTACTCCCACATGTCTTAATTTTCCTTCAACAATTCCTGAAAACCATCCTGCAGCCAATAATGGATGTATTATCGTAATTGGTGCTACAACCATACCCACAAGAGCCGATTGTATTTTTGATCCAGATAATAATGAACCAATGAATGCTCCACCACAAGCAAAAATTAAGTAGTTTATTATTCCTCCTTGAATATTAATACCTTGCATGAAAGCTCCTATGAACATTACAATAAATAATACAGGTATTAGATAGAGAATTATTTTTATAAAGGATATTTTTGATTCTTTTACTGTATTAATTGACTCAATGGGTGGTATCGTACTCGGTTTTTTTAAATAGTCCATTATTCCATTTTTATGTCCAGCCCCTACTACTGCTACAACATTTTTATCTTCTAAACTTTTTAAATTATATGCCATATATGCATCACGTTCATGAACTAGGGCATTGTATCCACCAGGGGATGTTTCTTTAAAATAATCCATAACTTCTATAATTACATCATCTTGTTTTAGATGTTCTACTTCTTCTTTAAATAACTCTTCTTCTTCATCATCACTTATTAAGTATGATTTTATTAATTCCCAGACAAATGATAGTTTTTCTCTTAAACTCATCCCATCTAATGTCCTCTTAAATGTTGTTTGAATATTTCTATCAATTAATGCAATATCTGCATTTACTTCTTTTGCAATTTTATATGCTTCTAACATTTCAGAACCAGGTTTTACTCCTACTTCCTCACCCATTCTCTTTTGCATATTTGATAGAAATAGACTTACTATTGTAACAGTTAGATTTGATGATTTCAATATATTTTTTAAATCAAAGTTTTGTTCTCTTTTAATTCCATTCATTTCATCAATTAAGTTTTGAAATCTACCTGCATCTAATTCAATAGCTACTATTTCTGGTTTTTTATCATATATTACTTCTCTTACTGTATCTATACTTTTATCAGATATGTGTGCAGTTCCAATTATTTCTAAGGATGGTTCATGTATAGGTTCAATTATTTCCTCAGCATTATCTATTGCTTCATTATCAGAAATTTTAGGAATATTTTTAGGTAAATGTACAATAGGTGGTTTGATAAAGATTCTTTTAGGAATATTATCCATGTTCATATTTTCATTAGTCATAGTATCACCTGATGATTGAGAATTATTATAATTGAGTTATTTTATTATTTTTATAAATTGGCACTATATTCGATTCATTGATTTTAGCACATACATCTATATCTTCTGGATATCCTAGTGATCGTAATATATCTGCACTGTTTGATGTATATATTAAATCTTGAGCTATTTTATGATCTTCTGCTATCATTTGAGCTACTTGACCTGATTCTGTGATATCTAGAGGTATTTCTTTTATTTTTGCAAGGTTTACTATTTCATTAATTATTATTCCAGCACCTATCCCATCTTCTATTGTGAAATTTTGATGTCTACCAGCCATGATTAATTGAATTTCATCTTCTGCCATTTCTAATGATTTTTCAGCAATTGCTTTAGCATTGATTGATGATCCAATTAATATATCTGCATTTTTATTGTTGTTTTGCATATTTTCTAGTACTTTTGTTCCATTGGTTGTTTTTAGGATTAATGTATTTCCTTTGAAGTTTTGAATATAGTATGGTGAATTAGATACATCGAATTTATCTAATTTTAGAACTTTTTTTTCACCAGCTAGAACTGCATTATATTTTTCTTTTAGTTTAAATGCTTTTTCTATATCATTGACTGGAATTATTTCTTTAAAATTATTTAATGCTACTGTTATTGTTGTACTTGCTCTTAATAAATCTATGACTATTGCTACATCAGTTGTATTTGCATTATATAATTTAACATCGATTTTTATAGTACCACCCCATAATTTTTGTTTGATTAAACTAATTTAAAATATTATTCTTAAAATCTTTTAGTTATCCTTTTTAATTTAAATATTTAATAGTTTTATTTTTAATTAATTATAATAATATGTATAATAGAAATACTAAATTCAACATATAATAATATAAGAAAAAAATTATACTCTTTGGTGAATACTATGAAAATTATTACCACTCCTATGTGTGAAGATGCTTTGAAAATAGCTGGTGTGAAAGAATATTCTGTTGTAAAACCAACAGATATAAATGATGCAGATATTGCTGTATTACTTTCTGAAACAAAAACAGATATTCCAACAATCGCTATTAAATTAAATACATATTCACAGTTATATGAAAGTATACGTATTTTAGAAGATAAATTCAATACATCCGCTAATATAGATGAAATAGAAAAAATTACAGAATTAATTAATACTAATATTAATAAACAAAGTAGTAGAAATAATACTAAAGTTAAAGTATATAGTAATTTTTTAAAAGATATTGTTTCTGATATGGGTTATATAATTAGTAATGTAGATTATGATTTCATAGTTTTACCTGATTATATGAATATTGAATTAGAAGATAATGATAATGTCATTATAATTCCTTCACATAAAAATGTATCAAAGAATATTATTCAAAGAATTAAAGAAAGATATGAATTACTGGAGAATAAATTATGTATGAAACAATGACCTATACAGGTGGAGTTCATAAACATTATGAAATGGAAGAGTTAATTGAAGATTTAGGTGGATTTATTTTACAGAAAAATGAATCACAACTTGATATAACTTTAACTATAGCAATTCCATCTGAGGATACTGATAAAATTGAAAAAAAAGCTAAGGAATTATTAGGTGCTGTTGAAGTATCACCTCTAGCCAGTACTGAAATAGCTGTAGTTTCACCAACTCTTGCACATCAACATCTTCCTCATGCTGCTTGTGATATTGCTGAATATATGAGAAGATATGGTACTAAAACAAATATGATTGGACTTGCAAGAGGTGCTGGAAAAGGTATTGCACAAATAAATAAAGAAGAAAAAGATCTTATTGAAGAACATGATCTTGCTATTTTTTCTTTAGGTAGTTTTGAAGAATGTATTCGTAAAAAGAAATTTTTATTTGAAGATATTAACATTCCTGTTATTGTAACAGGTAGTCCTGTAATAGATGCAGATGAAATAAATGCTAATGCTTACATTGAAGGTTTTGGAAGAATTCCTCGTCGACTTAAACGTGGAGAAAATATAAGAGCTTTAAGAAAATTAGCCAATACTGCTGAAACAATAATTTCAAAACAAAAAGAAGATTTAAATGATGATCCATTGATAATATCACCAGTTATTGTTAAAATTGCAATTGAAAGAAATGTTCCTGAAGTAGAACATGTTAACTCACCAATGGCTATTGTAAGTCAACTAGATGGAGTTCGTGTGAAACTTCCATATGATAAGTTCCATGAAGAAATTGAAAATGTGGTTGTTGAAGGATATAGATTAGGTGATATTGCTGAAATTAAAAAATCTAAAATGTATGACCATATTTTAGTTAAAATACTTCCTGAAACAGCAATTATATAAAATATTATTTTCTTTAATTCTATTTCCCTTCCATTTTTCTAATTTTTTTTTAATTTATTTTGATTATTAATATATAGAGCTATACTGGTAACTAATTAGGATAATAAATATTAATTAATTTTATAAGATAGCAACATATAACTTTAATATATAGAATATTATAAGAAAGAAAATAATACGATTTTTATATAAATATGTGAATAGTATAGAAAAATAGTTACTATTTACTAAAGGAGTTATAACTAATGGCACATGAACATGGAGCAAATTTATCTGATGAAGATAAAAAAGCTATAATTGAACAAAATATTAATATAACTCGTAATTTAGCAAATATTAAATATAAAATTGCTGTTATGAGTGGTAAAGGTGGAGTAGGAAAATCTACAGTAGCTGTTAATTTAGCTCAAGCATTTAATGCTATGGGATTAAAAACTGCTATCTATGATGTGGATATTCACGGACCTAATGTACCTAAAATGTTAGGTATTGAAAATGAAAAATTAAATGTTAAAGGTAATAAATTAATACCTGTTGAAACTGATGATGGTATTCTCGTTGCATCAATGGCTTTCTTAATTGAAAATAATGGTTCACCTATTATTTGGAGAGGTCCACAAAAAACAGGAGCAATTAAACAATTAATATCTGATGTTGCATGGAGTAATCTTGATGTTATGATTTTTGATAACCCTCCAGGCACTGGTGACGAACCTTTAACTGTTTTACAAATGATTCCAGATTTAGATGCAGCAATTATGGTTACAACTCCAAGTTCAGTTTCTGAAGAAGATGTTGTTAAATGTGTCAGTATGACTAAAATGTTAGATATTAAAAATATTGGCCTAGTAGAAAACATGTCTTACTTCGAATGTCCTGATTGTAACAAAAAAATAAACCTTTTCGGAGAAAGCAAAGGTAAAGAATTTGCTGAAGCTATGGATGTTGATTATTTAGGTGATTTACCATTTAGGACCAGCGTATCTGAAGCTGCTGATAAATATGAAGTACCTATTGTTAAATCCGAACCAGAATCTAAAGCATCAGAAGGATTTATGAAAATTGCTGAAGAAATTAAGGCAAAATATATGACAAAAGATTAGTTTTAAAATTAATCTTTAATTCTTTTTTTTAAAAAAATAAATTATTTAAAATTATACCAGCCTAAACCATAATTATTTATATTGAAATATATTTTAATAACCAAAAGTATATAAAATAAAATTAATAAAATATTACCATACCAAAGTAAATAAAAAAAATTGAAGAAATAATAACAAGAATACTTTAAATTGAAAATATCTAAAAAGAAAAATTAAAAGAGATATCATTAGAAAAATCAAAGATATTATCAATAAAAGTAATATAAAAATAATCACTAAATTAAGATAAATGAGGTGTAAATAATGAACCAATCAGATAAAGATGTTAAAGGAACAACCACCGTAGGATTTGTATGTAAAGATGGTGTTGTTTTAGCAACAGAAACTCGTGCTACTATGGGTAGTTTAGTTGCAAACAAAGGAGCCGAAAAACTTTTCCAATTAAATGATAGGATTGGAGCTACCATAGCAGGAACAGTATCACATGCACAATCATTAATGGACATAATCAGTGCTGAAATTACATTATATGAATTAAGAAACGAAAAAGAAATGTCTATGGATGCAGTTGCTGTTTTAACAAGTAACATACTAAAATCAGGACAATATTATGTACAAACTATTCTTGGTGGAGTAGATAAAAATGGTGCAAAATTATACTCATTAGATCCAAGTGGAAGTTACATGGAAGAAAAATGTACTGCAACAGGTTCTGGATCACCATATGCTTTTGGAGTACTTGAAGACAGATACACTGAAGATTTAACAGTTGAAGAAGGTAAAAAAGTAGCAATTAAAGCAATTACATCAGCAATGGAACGTGACGTTTACTCTGGAAATGGTTACAGATTAGGAACCATTACAAAAGATGGAATGAAAATATATACTGAAGAAGAAATTGCTGAAATAAAAGCACAAATATAAATAATATACCTCTTCTTCTTTTTTTTAAAATATTAAAATATTATACCAACTTAATAAAAAAGTTATATATAAGTTAAAACAAATTAATTATTAATTATTTTTAAAAAATTGCTTTCAATAAATTTGATAATTTAATAGCAAATTAATTTATACAAGAATTTAACTACATACGCTAATTATTATAAAATTAAATCTGTATAAATAAATGAAACTTAATTTTAAAGAAAGTAATAAGATAATAAAACGATATAATTCAAATTTTAATAATATTTAACCTACATATTATACTAGTTATACTTGAATTTATCAATAAAACACGAATTATGACAGAGAAATAAAATTATTAATTTTTTTTCAATTTTACTAAACTCTAAGAATTAACTAAATATAGCTAATTAAAGTAAGAAAAAAACTTATAATTAAAAATAAAAGTTTCTATAATTTTAAAAAAAGAAACTATGAACAATATGAGAGAGTGATAATTATGAGTATGATTGAAGAGATCACAGAAAAAATTACTGAATATTTACCAGAGAAAGTAAAACTAGCAAAAGTTGAATTTGAAGGACCTGAAATTGTTATATATACAAAAAATCCTGAAATAATCAAAGATAATGGAAATATAATAAGAGATTTAGCTAAAGATATTAGAAAACGTATAATAATAAGATCAGATAAATCAGTACTTCTAGACCCAACAGAAACCATTGAAAAAATAGAAGAAATTGTACCCTCAGATGCTAATATTACAGATATTTCATTTGATGAAGTTACTTGTGAAGTTATCATAGAATCTAGAAAACCAGGACTTGTTATTGGAAAATATGGTGCAACTTCACGTGAAATTGTAAAACAAACAGGATGGGCTCCAAAAATATTAAGAACACCCCCAATTACATCAGAAACTGTTCAAAGAATTAGATTAACATTAAGAAGAAACAGTAAAGAAAGAAAAGAATTCTTACAACAACTCGGAAAAAGAATCCATCGTGAAGCCTCATTTGACAATGATTGGGTTCGTTTAACATCCCTTGGAGGATTTAGAGAAGTTGGACGTTCATGTTTATTCTTACAAACACCTAATAGTAAAGTTATATTAGATTGTGGAGTTAATGTAGCGGGAGTAGATGAAAAAACAGCATTTCCCTATTTAAATGTACCAGAATTCAACTTAAGTACACTTGATGCAGTTATTGTCACTCATGCACACTTAGACCATACTGGATTTGTACCATACTTATATCACTATGGATATGATGGACCAACATATTGTACTACACCAACAA of Methanosphaera sp. WGK6 contains these proteins:
- a CDS encoding tRNA (guanine(10)-N(2))-dimethyltransferase, with translation MDTHIIEEGLVKIEVPDFEKVSAKAPVFYNPVMEMNRDISVVVINQYRKEVDHDISICDAFGGTGIRGARYSKEIPGVESVVVGDVNPLAVEIAKKNMELNGISNVDVQKNDANILLQSNKGLFDVVDIDPFGTPAMFIQSTAANIRPGGLICISATDTSALCGTYHDPCLRKYGAEPQKTEYCHENGIRILAASIARNLAVNQKYLHILFSHSTEHYMRIYAIVKRGGKKTNESLDNIGFIAHCPNCLHRELIHGYAPTIPESCPNCEGKYDVAGPLWLGSIWDKDFLGNMIKTAENLELNKKDELLKLFNSCYEEAEGPVTFYDIHKICKKLKISSPKINDVIDEIRSRGYFISRTHFKLTGLRTNMPLDELKQLILDIKEEKLGVEA
- a CDS encoding DegT/DnrJ/EryC1/StrS aminotransferase family protein; protein product: MINIAKPIISDEEIEAVTEVLKSGMLAQGSKVEEFQNEFAKYVEAKYGIATTSGTTALHTALIAADIKPGDEIITTPFTFAATSNSILYSQATPVYADINPKTFNLDPEKIEEKITDKTKAIMPVHLYGQPADMDPIMEIAEKHDLKVIEDAAQAHGAVYHGKKIGSIGDLGCFSFYPTKNMTTGEGGMVTTNDDDLAEKSGMIRAHGESKRYEQSLLGYNYRMTNIAASIGLIQLKHIDEFNRKRNENASYLNEGLADVEGITTPYTADNVTHVFHQYTIRVSKDRDNFKQYLTDNEIGTGIHYPIVLYKQPYYQTLGITGNCPEAEKAASQVISLPVHPSLTTEELDTIIETVKKGSEELL
- a CDS encoding TIGR00269 family protein, translating into MKIEPEKFNEYVKNNVFNTITNYKLIEDNDKVMIGVSGGKDSILTLHMLHQYQQEADINFEIKAVCIDEGICDYREQGINSAKENCENLDISLVIHSFKDEWGYSLDEIHDLYKSTCMPCGVYRRYLLNKISDMYHCDKIATGHNMDDEIQSFLMTFARNDQNKFPKFTPALNRIHKNMVPRIKPLWQLPEKDVGIWCVVNNIPIHDEECPYSVTSLRSDVKLYLNKLEEKEKGIKKNIFNSFKKTFKLPSKEVQLTTCELCGQATAKSPCKACVMTEEIKNKL
- a CDS encoding DUF1922 domain-containing protein yields the protein MVYYIFRCDCGRVLYSKDIYKTKKCTCGKTLTVKKRRIFKTVDTMEQATEAVQDMQEEIYGGSCFKTADKL
- a CDS encoding TraB/GumN family protein; the encoded protein is MTNENMNMDNIPKRIFIKPPIVHLPKNIPKISDNEAIDNAEEIIEPIHEPSLEIIGTAHISDKSIDTVREVIYDKKPEIVAIELDAGRFQNLIDEMNGIKREQNFDLKNILKSSNLTVTIVSLFLSNMQKRMGEEVGVKPGSEMLEAYKIAKEVNADIALIDRNIQTTFKRTLDGMSLREKLSFVWELIKSYLISDDEEEELFKEEVEHLKQDDVIIEVMDYFKETSPGGYNALVHERDAYMAYNLKSLEDKNVVAVVGAGHKNGIMDYLKKPSTIPPIESINTVKESKISFIKIILYLIPVLFIVMFIGAFMQGINIQGGIINYLIFACGGAFIGSLLSGSKIQSALVGMVVAPITIIHPLLAAGWFSGIVEGKLRHVGVNDLTELSNFESFKDLWHNSLFRVILVVLGTNIGCTVGFLLTLNNVFLPYVNIVFGI
- the comB gene encoding 2-phosphosulfolactate phosphatase, yielding MVIDLLRASTTITVALNNFKEIIPVNDIEKAFKLKEKYNAVLAGEKKVLKLDKFDVSNSPYYIQNFKGNTLILKTTNGTKVLENMQNNNKNADILIGSSINAKAIAEKSLEMAEDEIQLIMAGRHQNFTIEDGIGAGIIINEIVNLAKIKEIPLDITESGQVAQMIAEDHKIAQDLIYTSNSADILRSLGYPEDIDVCAKINESNIVPIYKNNKITQL
- a CDS encoding methanogenesis marker 7 protein gives rise to the protein MYETMTYTGGVHKHYEMEELIEDLGGFILQKNESQLDITLTIAIPSEDTDKIEKKAKELLGAVEVSPLASTEIAVVSPTLAHQHLPHAACDIAEYMRRYGTKTNMIGLARGAGKGIAQINKEEKDLIEEHDLAIFSLGSFEECIRKKKFLFEDINIPVIVTGSPVIDADEINANAYIEGFGRIPRRLKRGENIRALRKLANTAETIISKQKEDLNDDPLIISPVIVKIAIERNVPEVEHVNSPMAIVSQLDGVRVKLPYDKFHEEIENVVVEGYRLGDIAEIKKSKMYDHILVKILPETAII
- a CDS encoding Mrp/NBP35 family ATP-binding protein; translated protein: MAHEHGANLSDEDKKAIIEQNINITRNLANIKYKIAVMSGKGGVGKSTVAVNLAQAFNAMGLKTAIYDVDIHGPNVPKMLGIENEKLNVKGNKLIPVETDDGILVASMAFLIENNGSPIIWRGPQKTGAIKQLISDVAWSNLDVMIFDNPPGTGDEPLTVLQMIPDLDAAIMVTTPSSVSEEDVVKCVSMTKMLDIKNIGLVENMSYFECPDCNKKINLFGESKGKEFAEAMDVDYLGDLPFRTSVSEAADKYEVPIVKSEPESKASEGFMKIAEEIKAKYMTKD
- the psmB gene encoding archaeal proteasome endopeptidase complex subunit beta → MNQSDKDVKGTTTVGFVCKDGVVLATETRATMGSLVANKGAEKLFQLNDRIGATIAGTVSHAQSLMDIISAEITLYELRNEKEMSMDAVAVLTSNILKSGQYYVQTILGGVDKNGAKLYSLDPSGSYMEEKCTATGSGSPYAFGVLEDRYTEDLTVEEGKKVAIKAITSAMERDVYSGNGYRLGTITKDGMKIYTEEEIAEIKAQI